The sequence CGCCTGGCGGCCGAGATTATCGGCTTCAAGGATGGTCATGCGCTCTGCCTGCCGTTCGGGCAGCTGTCAGGCGTGCGGCTAGGATGCAAGGCGGTGTTCCAGCGCCACGACGGCGCGGCGTTCCCGAGCCAGGGCTGGCTGGGCCGGGTGATCAATGCCGATGGCGAGCCGATCGACGGCAAGGGACCGCTGCCGCGCGGCGCCACGCCCTATCCGTTGCGGCAAAATCCGCTCTTGGCACATGACCGGGTGCGGGTGGGCGATCCGCTGGAACTGGGTGTCCGCTGTCTCAACACCTTCACCACGCTGTGCGAAGGCCAGCGCATGGGCATTTTCGCCGGCTCGGGCGTCGGCAAGTCGGTGCTGATGTCAATGCTGGCGCGCAATGCCAATGTGGATGTCGCCATTATCGGGCTGATCGGCGAGCGCGGCCGCGAGGTGCATGAATTCATCCAGGAATATCTGGGCGAGGAAGGCCTGGCGCATGCCGTTGTGGTCGTCGCCACGTCCGACGAAGCGGCGCTGATGCGCCGGCAGGCGGCCTATATGAGCCTGGCGCTCAGCGAATATTTTCGCGACCAGGGCCAGCGCGTGCTGTGCATGATGGACAGCCTCACCCGCTTTGCCATGGCGCAGCGCGAGATTGGCCTCGCCATCGGGGAGCCGCCCACGGCCAAGGGTTATCCCCCGACTGTGTTCACCGAATTGCCACGATTGCTGGAACGCGCAGGTCCGGGCACACCCACGACGGGTTCTGTTACCGGACTGTTTACCGTTTTAGTTGAAGGTGATGATCACAATGAGCCCATTGCGGACGCCGTGCGCGGCATTCTCGATGGGCACATCGTGATGGAGCGCGGGATTGCCGAGCGGGGACGCTACCCGGCGGTCAACGTGCTCCGGTCCATCTCGCGTACCATGCCAGGATGCGTGCCGCTCGACGTGCGGCCCGTCCTGCAGAAGGCGCGAGAACTCATGTCCATCTTTTCGGACATGGAGGAACTGATCCGGCTGGGGGCTTACCGGAAAGGGTCAGATCCGAAAGTGGACCGCGCGATCGCCATCAATCCCGCGCTCGAGGCGTTTCTCGGGCAGACGCGGGAGGAGACGACGACAATCGCCGAGGGCTACAAGATGCTCGAAGCGATCGTGGCCGAAGCGGGCGCGGGGGACTGACGGGATATGTGTTTTTGTCCCGGAACTGACTTGGTGTGTAAGGAGTACAGGTCTTGAAATCGCGCAGCGAGAGCCTCATCCGGCTCAAGAAATTCCAGGTGGACGAGAAGCGCCGTCAGGTTGCGCAGATCGAGATGATGATTGCCGATTTCGAGCGCATGGCGGCCGAACTCGACCAGCAGATCGAAATCGAGCACACCAAGACCGGCATTTCCGATGTCGCCCATTTCGCCTATTCGACCTTTGCCAAGGCCGCGCTGACTCGGCGCGACAACCTGCTCAATTCGGCCAACGACATGAAGGGCAAGCTCGAAGCGGCCCAGGATGCCCTGGCGGAAGCACTCGAGGACCTAAAGAAGGTCGAATTGCTCGACCAGCGCGAGCACCAGCGCGAAGCAGCCGAGCAACTCAAGATCGAGCAGGACCAGTTCGACGAAATCGGCCGCCTGCGCTTCTCGCGTCAGTAGGCTTCGACAGCCGAGAATCCGGAGGGCCCGCGACGAGCGGGCCCTTTGCATTTGTTGTGCTGCAGTTGAGGCAAGGCAGAATTAGCTGGCCCGTCGGATTAGCAGCCGCCAACGGCAGCGTCCGGCACCGCTAACCGGCGCCGCCGGATTTTCTAAGCTGGCGAAGCCGACCGTTCCCGTTCTCTTAGCGCCTCGGCGATGAAGCTAACGGCAGCGCGCTGCCGATGGTCGATATGCGTTGCATGTGCGGCTTCGGGAACTGAACGGAAGCTGTGGCTGACGCCCAGTTCGCGCATAAGCCTGTGCAGAGAGACAGCGCCGTCGTGCAACATGAACTCATCGTTTTCGCCGCAGTCGATGAAGAGCTGGGTCTTCGTCTTCTTCAGTGCCTCGGCCCCGGCTCGCAACAGGCAGGGAACGCTGTTCACCTCATAGCCGGCATTGGCCATTGCCTCGTTGAGGTCGTTCAGCACCGAACGTCGGTTCCGCTCGGGCACATCGGCCGCCCTTTCCTCGGAAAAGATCGTCGGGCAGAGAGCCGAGACGGCGCAGAAGGCGTCAGGTCTCCTTAGTGTTATTTTCAGGGCCCCGTAGCCCCCCATAGAGAAGCCCGTGGCCGCCCTAAGTCCGGATAGCGGATACTTTGTTGCAAGGTAGGCAGGTAGTTCCTCTGCCACCAGGGTTTCCCAGCTCGGCCCTCCGGGATGGTCGATATAGAAGCCGCTCAACGTGGGTGTCGACGCGCAGACAACAATCGACAAAGGCAGATCGCCCGCGGCCCAAGCGTCCTCATATGCGCCACGTGCCATCTCCAATGACTTGGCGGATGACATGGCGCCGTGCAGATGCATGACCAATGGTAAGGATCGATGCCCCGAAAATGCAGTCGGCGCAAGAACGGCGTACTCGACGTCGGATCGGGTGGCTGCGGAGTAAAAGGTGCGGAAATGCAAATCGGCGACGGAAGTCGGCATTTGAGAAGTCCCTGGTTTGTGCGTGAGTGCGGCAACTGCAAGGCCGGCGCTCGGTTGAGAGCGCTGCAACGACTGCGGCCTATGTGGTTGACGACTGTCCTTACCAGGGACCAGAGGTCTGGTTCGTCGATGCCTACGGGGCTTCGACACAGCTATATATCCGGCTTTTCCGGAAGTAAGCAATCCTCAACAGGACGACATCATGCCTGCTGCATGGCAGCGCTTAGCCGTGGTGGGACCAGCATCCAATGACCTCAATGAGGCCGGAGCAGCCTCGCGTTGTCTAAGACTCAGGGGCGCTGTGATTATTCCCGGTGTTGCCAGCGCGGCATTGCGTCGTCGAGCAGGGGTGACCATCGGGAACGATGGCAAGCCCTTGCCCCAACCCGCTAGATTTCCACTTTTCGGGCTGCGGTGAGCACGTCCCCGGTATTCGGCGTACCCTTCGGTTCGATAAGGAGGAGATGAGTTTCCTCGTCAGCAACGGGACAGTGCTCGACGCCAGCCGGGACAACAAAAAGCTCGCCGGGGCCAATATGCACCTCCCGGTCGCGGAGACGCATGGTGAGCCGACCTTTCAAAACGAGGAAGAAGTCATCGCTGTCAGGATGAGAGTGCCAGTTGAACTCGCCCAGTACCCTCACGACCATGATGTCGCTGTCATTGTAGCGCGAGACGATCTTTGGAGACCAAATCTCGTCAAAGGTTTCGAGCTTATCTGCGAGATTGACGGAATGAATGTGCATGGTTGGTCTCACCAGGGTCAGCGTTGAACGGCGGTTATGAAGGCCAGGCCAAGCAGCGCCGTAGCGGCCGAAGTGGCGACAGCCGGAACCCAGAACCAGAAGCGCAGGCACATCAAGACATAGACCAGGCCGACCGCGGCCGCTGCCAACGGATAGACCGACGCCCCTCCGGCTGAAGGGTCGACGCGGATCGCCACAGCGACAACCCCAGCGCCAAAAACCACGAGCCCCAGGCTGTGGCTGAGGTTGAACCCCATCCAGGCGTCCCAAAGACGCAAATCCGGATGAAGCCGAAGTGGCGTTGTTTCCATCAAGGAGCGCAGCCGATCATTTTCCGGCGTGAGCAAGCGCGGCGTGAACATATCCACGACGGTAAGACCGGCGTGGAGCAGCCCGAGCAGCAGGAACAGCAGGCCACCGCTCGTCATCAGCGTCTTGCTCAAATCAAACCTCGACATATGCGCTTGCAAAAGTGAACGACCGTGCATTTAATAGGTGCACGATCGTTCGCTTTGTCAAGGAGGCGTTTTGAAGAAGGTCGATCAAACCCGGGCCACCATTCTTGACGAGTCGCTGAGCCAAGGCGCCATCCGCGGTTTCCAAGCGGTGAGCCTTGCCGATCTCGCACGCTCAACAGGGCTCTCCAAGAGTGCGGTGTTCAAGCATTTCGGATCGAAGGAAGGGTTGGAACTGGCGACCATTCAAACCCTCTGCGACCGCTTTTATGCGCAGGTTTGGCTGCCCGCATCGCGTGAGGCGAGCGGAGAGCGTCGGTTGAAGGCCATCTTTTCCGGCTGGCTGGATTGGGTGGAAGCGGGATGCGGTATCATTCAGGCGCAGATCGAGTTCGACGATCAGCCCGGCGAAGTCCAAAAGCATCTGCGGGCCCAACAGAAGCTGTGGGCCCGGCAGTTGAGCCTGGAGTTCAAGGCCGCAGGCTCGCCGGACGCCAAGCTGAATGCCTTTGAGCTGCGCGGCATAGTCCTGGCTTTCAATCAGGCGCATCGGCTCATGCGTGAGCGTTCCGCACGCTCCATGGCCAACGCAGCCTACACCAACCTCATGCAAAGGGTGCGGCTGACGGCGATCGACACGGGGAGAGCTGACACATGAACGTCCCAACTCTAGAGACCGCCAGGTTGATCCTGAACGCCCACACCGCGGAGGACGTTCTTCGCAATTTTGCGATCTGGAGCAATCCTCAGGTGGTCAAGCATATCTCCGGAACGCCTTCGACGCTGCAGCAATGCTGGTGGCGCGTGCTCCGGTACGCAGGGCATTGGTCACTGAATAACTATGGCTATTGGGCCGTGCGCGAAAAGGCGTCGGGCGAATATATCGGGGACGTTGGTTTCCAGGATAACTTGAGAGCAATAGGCCCGGTGTTTGATGTCTACCCAGAGGCCGGATGGGTCTTTGATCCCCGCTTTCATGGCTTAGGCTATGCTACCGAAGCCATGACGGCAGTCCTTGGGTGGAGCGAGAGCGTCATGAAGTCCCGGTTGACCGCCTGTTTGATCGCGCCGCAAAACCAGGCTTCTTTGAAGTTGTCGAAAAAACTGGGCTATCGAGTCATCGGTGAAGCGCCGGTTCAAGATGTGCCGACGCTGATCCTGCTGCGGGGATGAGCCGTGATTTCCTTGGCTCGAATATGGGTGGGAAGCAGCCTGAGGTGTTCGGAGGTGCTTGCGCCCCGGTGGTCCGGGGCGCATCGTCAGGCGGCGACGTTGCCCGTGTGCGGGCCGTTGGCCAGCATGATGGCCTCGACCATCTCGTCGAGCTTGTCGAGGGCCAGCCGGATGTCATCGACAGCGGCGGTTACGCCCGCCGGAGAACGTCGGAGGGCGGGCGCGTTGGGCAGCGCATTGGCGTCCGAGAGCCAGCGCGCGAGGAGGGCCCGCTTGCGGGCAATCGTCAGCAGCGGGTCGGCAACGATTTCGCGCGGATGGTAGAAGCCCACGAAGTCAGCGCGCGTGATTTCGGCGACGTCGAACGGGTTGGTAATGAGATCGAGGTCAGTCCTCATAGCTACATCCTCAATTGAGCAACATAGATACAGGGAGAAGCTTCAGCCCTCACCCGGCTGCGGCCGGGCAAAGTCGATCTGGTTTCGGGCCGCATCGATTTCAAGGGGTTATCGGGGTGTGCGGAGCGAAGTTCCGGCGTAATCTCGATGTCGAACGCGGCTCCTCGCATCCAGGCGGAAACCAAGATGCCTACCATCATTCGGGATGCCCGTGCGGCGGACATTCCCGCGATATTCGACGTTCGCACGAGCGTCCGGGAGAACCACATCTCGGTCGAGCAGATGGCCACCATGGGCATCACCCCGGAAACGATCGGGCAAGCCTTGCGGGACGAGCCATGTATCTGGGTTGCCGAGCAGGACGGCCAGATTGTCGGCTTTTCCATGGGTGATGCGGCGGATGGATGCCTGTTCGCGCTGTTCGTCCGCCCCGAATGGGAGGGGAACGGCATAGGGCGCCTGCTGATGGATCGGGCGGAAGCCTTCCTGTTTTTGCACCACCAGACCATCTGGCTTCAGACCGATGCCACCACACGTGCCGCCGGCTTTTATGAACGGCTTGGCTGGCAACGGCGCTACGTGATGGAGGGCGGCGACACGCGGTTCGAGAAACCGCGCGGTGCCGGGTCGGCGGCTCAGGGGGCCGCGTAACTGCCTGACAGGATGTCTTCGAGCAGCGAAGGCCCCGTGGGTACCCAGTCGACCATCCGGCGCGTCAGTTCGCTGGATCCGGTGAGGCTGGTGGAGAAGAAACTTCCCACGATGCCGAAGTGCGCATCGGCCTTCTCCAGGGGAACCGACGCCACCGGCAATCCCAGTGACTGTCCCAAGGCGTCGGCAATCGCGCGGGTGGGTATAGCCTGTTCGGCAACGGCATGCAGGCGGATGCCAGGGGCTGCTCGTTCAAGACCGAGCCGGATCAATCTGGCGGCATCGGATCGATGAACTGCAGACCAGACTGACGAGCCATCGCCGACATAGGCCGAGACGCCAGTCCGCCGGGCGGCATGCACCAGAAAAGTGATGAAGCCCCAATCACCTTCGCCGTGCACCGTGGGAGGAAAGCGAATGATGTTCGTGCGCACCCCTCGATGGAGGTATTCCAGCGCCAGGTTCTCTGACCCGCCGCGATCCGATCGGGGGCCGTGGGCCGGCGAGGCATCCGTTTCAAGCACCGGCCGTCCTTCGACCAGGCCTGACATGGCATTGGTCACCATGAAAGGTTTGCCGGTATTGGCCAATGCTTCAGCCATTGCCTGCACGGCAGCCCGCTCGGCCCGATCCGATTCGGTCGGATTGCCCCAGTCATGCTTGTTTGCCAGATGCAGCACGGCATCGGCTTCGCGGGCGCCCTTCTGAAGCGAAGCAAGATCATCCAGATCGCCGCGCATGACCTCGCCGCCGTTTTCCGCGATCGAGGCCGCAGCCTTGTCGGAACGCGCAAGCCCGACAGGCTTGTGGCCGTTGGCCCGCAGTTCCCTTACCACGCCGGACCCGATCCAGCCGGACGCCCCCGTTATGAAAACTCTCACTTCTTCTCTCCAACACATATTTCGCTACACGGTGTCTCGTAATACACTAACGAGACATCGTGTCCAGAAAAACTTGTGCTAAGCATGATGGTGCGTTCGGTGAGGATTTGAGTGGATGGACAAGAAGCAGCCAAACCCGGTGGGCCGCCCGCGAAGCGAGGAGGCCCGTGACGCCGTGCTGAACGCGGTCGACGACCTGCTTGTCGAGATCGGCTATGCCGCCATGACGATGAAGAACATCGCCGAAAGGGCGGGAGTATCCCGGCAAACGGTCTACCGCTGGTGGTCCACCAAAGGGCAAATACTCTTCGAGGCCTGTGCGATCGACGCGAAAGACGAATTGACCATATCGCCCAGCGGAGACCTCCGTACCGACGTCTCCAACTACCTCGAGGCTCTTGTCGTCTTCCTCACCGCCTCTCCGGCGGGCCTGGCCTATCGGGCGCTGATCGGAGAGGCGCAGCACAGCGCGGAAATCGCCGATCTGCTCAAGACCGCAGACTTGCTCGGCGATAGCGCCAGGGCTGTCGTGGCGGGACACAAGGTAGGATCATCCCGCGATCAGGCGGCCGATCTGGCCATCACGCGCCTGGTTGCTCCGGTCTTCTATTGGATATTAAGCGGAAGGGATCCAGCAGCGCTGTCCACCAAACGGCTGGCCAGAGAGTTCCTGGCGGCGTTGAGCTAGTGGGACCCGACCAGGGCGGTCTAGGGCGTGATTACCATGCGCTGGCTGTTTCGTTCGTTCGCATAGGTGGCCGGGTCATAGGCCGGCTGGGTTTCGAGCTGCTCGCGCGTGGTGTTGAGGAACAGGTAGCGATTACCGAAGGTGTCCGCCGAAAAGGCCAGGTTGTCGAAGCCTACGGCAACCGGCTTGGCGCCCAAGCCCAGGAAGCCGCCGACATCGACTATGATGGCGTCGAAGCTGCCGTCGGGATTGGTGACGATGTCGCCGATCGTGCCGATCTGTTCATCATTGATGCCATAGACGCCGATGCCCCGCAGATCGTCGGCGGAGAGGCCAGTTTCGTCAAAGTCGGAAAAGCCGGTGCGATCGACGGGCGTTGTGATGGCCGGGCGTTCGGCCTGGTCGGTGGTGAGGGCCGGATCGATATCGGTGGCATTGGGATCGCCATCGACCAGCTGCTCTTCCTCTTCTTGCGGCGTCAACGGCGCCTCTCCGGTTAAGGCCTCGCTATCGGCCCAGGCGAAGGGCGGCGCTGCGGCGAGCGCCTCTGCGGTGGTCGCCAGAACCCAGCGGCGCGACCCGTCCTGGCGCTCGGCCCATTCGAGCTGTGCAAAATCGACAGCAACGTCCTTTTCGCCCACGCCCAGGAAGCCCCCGACGCTAAGCACGACGGCCGAAATGCCGACTCCCGAGGTGACCACCATGTCGGTGATGGTGCCGACTTCCTCGGCAGAATCCTCGATCGAGGAAAAGACGGTTTCGCCCAGAAGGCGCGTGACCAGCACATCCTGGCCACTCGCGGCATAGCCCTGAGACAGGACGGTCGGAGGAGTAAGCCCGCTCTGCTCGAGTTGGGTGCTGGTGGGCGCGGCGGCCTGGCCGAATGCGGGTGCAAGCAACAGCGCGGTGGCGCCGGCGGCGATGAGCGAGCGGAACATTCTGGGTCTCCTGTGACGCAAATGGGCCGGCCCGAGGGCCGGCCCATCAAAGGGGTAATCCGCGAGGGATTAGTTGGTTGCCGGAGCGGCCGGTTCGGCAGGGGCTGCGGCCGGATCAGCCGGAGCGGCTGGCGCTGCCGGATCGGCCGGGGCCATTGCGTCAGCCGGAGCCGCCGCGTCATCGCCGTCGACCGGTTCGTCTTCTTCCCACACGAAGTCGGGGGCAGCGGTCAGCGCGTCAGCAGTGGTCGGCAGCACCCAACGTTCGGTGTTGTCGGCAGCCAGGGTGAATTCGAGCGACTGGAAGTCCACGGCAACGGCCTTTTCGCCGATGCCCAGGAAGCCGCCAACGCCGATCACCACGGCCTTGATCTGGCCGCTCTCGTCGAAGACGAGATCATCAATATTGCCGATTTCCTCGGCATCATCGCCGGCGCTGGAATAGACCGGCTGACCAATCAGGCGGCTGCCGAGGTTGTCAGTGTCAGCAGCGACATAGCCGGCCGACATGTCCCAGGGTTCGTTGACGTCGGTTTCTTCCATCGCGCCCGATTCAACCGGAGTGGCGGTGGCAGCCGCATCGGTTGCCGGAGCGGCTGCAGGATCAGCCGGGGCCTCGGTGGTCGCGGGAGCGGCCGGATCGGCAGCCGGTGCAGCGTCCTGGGCAATGGCGCCGGTAGCGAGCAGCGCAGCGAGGGCCGTGGTGGCCAGAAGGGTGCGGATCATAGTAGGCTCCGTAGGTTCATCGTTGAGGTGAACGGGCCGTGCGGTGCAAAACTTGCCGGTGGAGCGCCGCACGGCCCATGATGTCTCGACAACGTCGCGAGCGCGCCAGACGTTCCGCGACCTGTTTGTCACAGCCGGTGATCGCTATCCTGCTTGAAATGAAAAGGCCGCCCTACCGAGGCCGGCACCCGAAAATCCGCACAATTGTGGACATTGAAAAGGCCGGCTCTCGAAATCGAGGCCGGCCCTTTCCGCCTCCCTGGCGGTTTTTGTTCTGGGCGCCGCGCGCTGCGCAGGCCTCCCGACATCGCCGACAATAGCGCAGAAGGCGGGGCGGGGAAGGGGCTGTCGCCAAAGAGGCTTAAGAGTGGGCTAATTGGTTACCGGGCAGATCATAGTCGCGCATGGCGCGATGCGGCATGCCGCCGTCGAGAAATTCCGGGCCAAAGGCGGAAAATCCAAGTCGCTCGTAGAAGCCAAGCTTGTCCGATTGTGCGGTGAGGTAGAAGCGATCGCGGCCGCTGGCGCGGGCGTGAGCCATCGCGGTCGTTATCAGCTGCCTCGCGATACCCCGGCCGCGGAAAGCCATGCGCACCGCCACGCGCCCGATCTTGACGTGTTCGGGCTTGTCGATGAGCCGTAGCGTGCCGACCACTTCGCCAGCCATAACCGCAACGAAGTGGGTTGCGGTCAGATCATCGGCATCATGTTCCTCCTCCTCGGGAACCTTCTGTTCCCAGACGAAGACCTCCCGCCGCAAGGCGAAGGCGGCATTGCAGAGTGTGGAGAAGGGCGGAACGATGAGGATGGTGGTCATCCGAACAGGGTACCGCAGGAAGCCCGTGCTGCGAAGCCGGCGCTAGCCTGGACGTCGGTGTACCAGCGCATGCACGAAGCCCAGCTTTTCGATCACCTGGGGGGTCAGGATGAACGGATAGGCGTCGGGGTGGCCCATGGCGCGATTGAGGTTGTTGAGCATGGAGGCCAGCGGCACCCAATTGTCTATGATGGTGTGTACATCGCCCTCGACATAAGGATCGAAATCGACGCGGACGGCCAGGTTGACGTCCTCCGTTCGCGGGCGGGCGCGAACGCCGAAGGCGGCGGCCATCTCCACCGTGTCGGTGATGTGGAGGTAGTGCGCGAAGGTCTCGGCGAAATCCTCCCATGGATGGGCGGTGGCATAGGCGCTGATATGGGTCTGCGGCCAGCCTGGCGGGGCGCCATTGGCGTAATGGGACTGGAGGGCCGCGTTGTAGTCAGCGCGCTCGTCGCCAAACAAGGCGCGGAAGCGATCCTGGGCGGGCTGCCGATCGACCAGCAGATCCCAGTAGTGGTGGCCGATTTCGTGGCGAAAATGGCCCAGCAGTGTGCGGTATGGCTCGCCCATGCTGGTTCGCCGTGCCTCGCGTTCGGCGTCGTCGGCTTCGGCCAGGGCAATGGTTATGATGCCATTTTCATGGCCAGTCAGCACGGGGCCGGGGGCGACCGGGAGATCGGCCAAGAAGCGGAAGGACAGCCCGTGGACCGGGTTCTCGTTCCGCGTCTCGAGCGGCAGCTCCAGCCGCAGCAGCGAATAGATCAGCCGCTTCTTGGCGCGCTCGATCACTTGCCAGCGCATCAGGTTGCGCGGGTCGGTGATATCGGGGATGGTTTCATTGTGACGGCAGGCAGCGCAGTAGATGTCGCCACCCGGTTCGGCGCGGATCAGCCAGTTGCACGCGCCATGGCGGGCGTTTTCGCAGAACACATAGGCGTTCCCAAGAAAAGCGGGCGTCGACCACTGGCCTCCGTCCTCGACCAGCGACACCAGCGCATTGTGCTCGGGCAGGTACCCGAGCTGGTGGCCGCAGCGCTCGCAAAGCGCATTCTCGAAATAGATGGTGTTGCCGCAATGGTCGCAGACAAAGAGTTTCATTGATGGCCCCGGTTGACGCGGTGGAACAATGGGGATCGGGGATGCTGGTTCCCGCACCGAGGGGGAGATAGGCGCAGCAGGGCTTGCGGGGGCGGGTCCAGGGCTGGCAGATTGCCGCCAACCTGGAGAAAGCCATGAGCATCGAATTTCTCGTCACCACGCTGATCGTGGTCGTCTCGCCCGGCACGGGTGCGCTTTACACCATTGCCGCTGGGCTCAGCCGCGGCAGCAAGGCGAGCCTGTGGGCGGCGCTGGGCTGCACGGTGGGCATCGTGCCGCATAT comes from Devosia oryziradicis and encodes:
- the fliI gene encoding flagellar protein export ATPase FliI — translated: MKALISAIDAIDDVEVFGRVKSVQGLLVEIVGPVRELRVGGRVQIETVNGERLAAEIIGFKDGHALCLPFGQLSGVRLGCKAVFQRHDGAAFPSQGWLGRVINADGEPIDGKGPLPRGATPYPLRQNPLLAHDRVRVGDPLELGVRCLNTFTTLCEGQRMGIFAGSGVGKSVLMSMLARNANVDVAIIGLIGERGREVHEFIQEYLGEEGLAHAVVVVATSDEAALMRRQAAYMSLALSEYFRDQGQRVLCMMDSLTRFAMAQREIGLAIGEPPTAKGYPPTVFTELPRLLERAGPGTPTTGSVTGLFTVLVEGDDHNEPIADAVRGILDGHIVMERGIAERGRYPAVNVLRSISRTMPGCVPLDVRPVLQKARELMSIFSDMEELIRLGAYRKGSDPKVDRAIAINPALEAFLGQTREETTTIAEGYKMLEAIVAEAGAGD
- the fliJ gene encoding flagellar export protein FliJ; this translates as MKSRSESLIRLKKFQVDEKRRQVAQIEMMIADFERMAAELDQQIEIEHTKTGISDVAHFAYSTFAKAALTRRDNLLNSANDMKGKLEAAQDALAEALEDLKKVELLDQREHQREAAEQLKIEQDQFDEIGRLRFSRQ
- a CDS encoding alpha/beta hydrolase → MPTSVADLHFRTFYSAATRSDVEYAVLAPTAFSGHRSLPLVMHLHGAMSSAKSLEMARGAYEDAWAAGDLPLSIVVCASTPTLSGFYIDHPGGPSWETLVAEELPAYLATKYPLSGLRAATGFSMGGYGALKITLRRPDAFCAVSALCPTIFSEERAADVPERNRRSVLNDLNEAMANAGYEVNSVPCLLRAGAEALKKTKTQLFIDCGENDEFMLHDGAVSLHRLMRELGVSHSFRSVPEAAHATHIDHRQRAAVSFIAEALRERERSASPA
- a CDS encoding cupin domain-containing protein; its protein translation is MHIHSVNLADKLETFDEIWSPKIVSRYNDSDIMVVRVLGEFNWHSHPDSDDFFLVLKGRLTMRLRDREVHIGPGELFVVPAGVEHCPVADEETHLLLIEPKGTPNTGDVLTAARKVEI
- a CDS encoding LIC_13387 family protein, with translation MSKTLMTSGGLLFLLLGLLHAGLTVVDMFTPRLLTPENDRLRSLMETTPLRLHPDLRLWDAWMGFNLSHSLGLVVFGAGVVAVAIRVDPSAGGASVYPLAAAAVGLVYVLMCLRFWFWVPAVATSAATALLGLAFITAVQR
- a CDS encoding TetR/AcrR family transcriptional regulator translates to MKKVDQTRATILDESLSQGAIRGFQAVSLADLARSTGLSKSAVFKHFGSKEGLELATIQTLCDRFYAQVWLPASREASGERRLKAIFSGWLDWVEAGCGIIQAQIEFDDQPGEVQKHLRAQQKLWARQLSLEFKAAGSPDAKLNAFELRGIVLAFNQAHRLMRERSARSMANAAYTNLMQRVRLTAIDTGRADT
- a CDS encoding GNAT family N-acetyltransferase; protein product: MNVPTLETARLILNAHTAEDVLRNFAIWSNPQVVKHISGTPSTLQQCWWRVLRYAGHWSLNNYGYWAVREKASGEYIGDVGFQDNLRAIGPVFDVYPEAGWVFDPRFHGLGYATEAMTAVLGWSESVMKSRLTACLIAPQNQASLKLSKKLGYRVIGEAPVQDVPTLILLRG
- a CDS encoding GNAT family N-acetyltransferase, with protein sequence MPTIIRDARAADIPAIFDVRTSVRENHISVEQMATMGITPETIGQALRDEPCIWVAEQDGQIVGFSMGDAADGCLFALFVRPEWEGNGIGRLLMDRAEAFLFLHHQTIWLQTDATTRAAGFYERLGWQRRYVMEGGDTRFEKPRGAGSAAQGAA
- a CDS encoding SDR family oxidoreductase, which codes for MRVFITGASGWIGSGVVRELRANGHKPVGLARSDKAAASIAENGGEVMRGDLDDLASLQKGAREADAVLHLANKHDWGNPTESDRAERAAVQAMAEALANTGKPFMVTNAMSGLVEGRPVLETDASPAHGPRSDRGGSENLALEYLHRGVRTNIIRFPPTVHGEGDWGFITFLVHAARRTGVSAYVGDGSSVWSAVHRSDAARLIRLGLERAAPGIRLHAVAEQAIPTRAIADALGQSLGLPVASVPLEKADAHFGIVGSFFSTSLTGSSELTRRMVDWVPTGPSLLEDILSGSYAAP
- a CDS encoding TetR/AcrR family transcriptional regulator; amino-acid sequence: MDKKQPNPVGRPRSEEARDAVLNAVDDLLVEIGYAAMTMKNIAERAGVSRQTVYRWWSTKGQILFEACAIDAKDELTISPSGDLRTDVSNYLEALVVFLTASPAGLAYRALIGEAQHSAEIADLLKTADLLGDSARAVVAGHKVGSSRDQAADLAITRLVAPVFYWILSGRDPAALSTKRLAREFLAALS
- a CDS encoding PRC-barrel domain-containing protein gives rise to the protein MFRSLIAAGATALLLAPAFGQAAAPTSTQLEQSGLTPPTVLSQGYAASGQDVLVTRLLGETVFSSIEDSAEEVGTITDMVVTSGVGISAVVLSVGGFLGVGEKDVAVDFAQLEWAERQDGSRRWVLATTAEALAAAPPFAWADSEALTGEAPLTPQEEEEQLVDGDPNATDIDPALTTDQAERPAITTPVDRTGFSDFDETGLSADDLRGIGVYGINDEQIGTIGDIVTNPDGSFDAIIVDVGGFLGLGAKPVAVGFDNLAFSADTFGNRYLFLNTTREQLETQPAYDPATYANERNSQRMVITP
- a CDS encoding PRC-barrel domain-containing protein yields the protein MIRTLLATTALAALLATGAIAQDAAPAADPAAPATTEAPADPAAAPATDAAATATPVESGAMEETDVNEPWDMSAGYVAADTDNLGSRLIGQPVYSSAGDDAEEIGNIDDLVFDESGQIKAVVIGVGGFLGIGEKAVAVDFQSLEFTLAADNTERWVLPTTADALTAAPDFVWEEDEPVDGDDAAAPADAMAPADPAAPAAPADPAAAPAEPAAPATN
- a CDS encoding GNAT family N-acetyltransferase; protein product: MTTILIVPPFSTLCNAAFALRREVFVWEQKVPEEEEHDADDLTATHFVAVMAGEVVGTLRLIDKPEHVKIGRVAVRMAFRGRGIARQLITTAMAHARASGRDRFYLTAQSDKLGFYERLGFSAFGPEFLDGGMPHRAMRDYDLPGNQLAHS
- a CDS encoding zinc-binding metallopeptidase family protein translates to MKLFVCDHCGNTIYFENALCERCGHQLGYLPEHNALVSLVEDGGQWSTPAFLGNAYVFCENARHGACNWLIRAEPGGDIYCAACRHNETIPDITDPRNLMRWQVIERAKKRLIYSLLRLELPLETRNENPVHGLSFRFLADLPVAPGPVLTGHENGIITIALAEADDAEREARRTSMGEPYRTLLGHFRHEIGHHYWDLLVDRQPAQDRFRALFGDERADYNAALQSHYANGAPPGWPQTHISAYATAHPWEDFAETFAHYLHITDTVEMAAAFGVRARPRTEDVNLAVRVDFDPYVEGDVHTIIDNWVPLASMLNNLNRAMGHPDAYPFILTPQVIEKLGFVHALVHRRPG